A stretch of Crossiella cryophila DNA encodes these proteins:
- the iolB gene encoding 5-deoxy-glucuronate isomerase: MNLHRPLGTLSDGADPIHLTPAEAGWTYTGLRVLTLAPGVPRVIETGEFEAFVLPLSGGCVVEADGARFELTGRDSVFTRVTDFAYVPRDATVTLTSAAGAEIALPMARCTRRLTPKYGPAEGIPAETRGAGNASRQVTSFGVPGVWEHADKLNACELITPDGNWSSYPPHKHDEASDCEVVNEEIYYFRIAARDQITPSREGFGFHRTYTADGGIDEDVTVRDGDVFLVPRGYHGPCVAAPGYPMYYLNVLAGPAEERSMAFCDDPAHTWIRDSWADQQTDPRCPVTTADGRTDR, encoded by the coding sequence GTGAACCTGCACCGCCCACTGGGCACGCTCAGCGACGGCGCCGACCCGATCCACCTCACCCCGGCCGAGGCGGGCTGGACCTACACCGGCCTGCGCGTGCTCACCCTCGCCCCCGGTGTCCCCCGGGTGATCGAGACCGGCGAGTTCGAGGCGTTCGTGCTGCCGCTGTCCGGTGGCTGCGTGGTCGAGGCCGACGGTGCGCGCTTCGAGCTGACCGGCCGCGACTCGGTGTTCACCAGGGTCACCGATTTCGCCTACGTGCCAAGGGATGCCACCGTCACCCTGACCTCGGCCGCCGGTGCCGAGATCGCGCTGCCGATGGCCCGCTGCACCCGCCGCCTCACCCCGAAGTACGGCCCGGCCGAGGGCATCCCGGCCGAGACCAGGGGCGCGGGCAACGCGAGCCGCCAGGTCACCAGCTTCGGCGTGCCCGGCGTGTGGGAGCACGCGGACAAGCTCAACGCCTGCGAGCTGATCACCCCGGACGGCAACTGGTCCTCCTACCCGCCGCACAAGCACGACGAGGCCAGTGACTGCGAGGTGGTCAACGAGGAGATCTACTACTTCCGCATCGCCGCCCGCGACCAGATCACCCCCTCCCGCGAGGGCTTCGGCTTCCACCGCACCTACACCGCCGACGGCGGGATCGACGAGGACGTGACCGTCCGCGACGGCGACGTCTTCCTGGTGCCGCGCGGTTATCACGGCCCGTGCGTGGCCGCCCCCGGCTACCCGATGTACTACCTGAACGTGCTGGCCGGACCGGCCGAAGAGCGTTCGATGGCCTTCTGCGACGACCCGGCGCACACCTGGATCAGGGACTCCTGGGCCGATCAGCAGACCGATCCGCGCTGCCCCGTGACCACCGCCGACGGCCGCACCGACCGCTGA
- a CDS encoding Cgl0159 family (beta/alpha)8-fold protein — protein sequence MITDQRWADLLRTRATDPGVIGRAYAARRRRNLFADKDTLFLVAADHPARGALGVGADPLAMADRRGLLERLLVALANPEVDGVLGTPDVIEELLLLDGLHERVVIGSMNRGGLAGACWEIDDRFTGYDAQSIVDYGLDGGKMLLRLVDDDPGTIPTLEACANAVSQLAGHGLMAMVEPLPYQRLDGKLVLQQDTAALSRAVTIAAGLGVTSAYTWLKLPVPPSAAVLDATTLPILLLGGVPSGNPDTDLEKWGPPLRHPAVRGLVVGRTLLYPPDNDVATAVAKAAQLLKEIPA from the coding sequence GTGATCACCGATCAGCGCTGGGCCGACCTGCTGCGCACCAGGGCCACCGACCCCGGCGTCATCGGCCGCGCCTACGCCGCCCGGCGCAGGCGGAACCTGTTCGCGGACAAGGACACCCTGTTCCTGGTCGCCGCCGACCACCCGGCCCGCGGCGCGCTCGGCGTCGGCGCGGACCCGCTGGCCATGGCCGACCGGCGCGGCCTGCTGGAGCGGCTGCTCGTGGCGCTGGCCAACCCCGAGGTGGACGGCGTGCTCGGCACGCCCGACGTCATCGAGGAACTGCTGCTGCTGGACGGCTTGCACGAGCGGGTGGTCATCGGCTCGATGAACCGGGGCGGCCTGGCAGGCGCCTGCTGGGAGATCGACGACCGCTTCACCGGGTACGACGCACAGTCCATTGTGGACTATGGTCTGGACGGCGGGAAGATGTTGCTGCGCCTGGTCGACGACGACCCCGGCACCATCCCCACCCTGGAGGCCTGCGCGAACGCGGTGTCCCAGCTGGCCGGGCACGGCCTGATGGCCATGGTCGAACCCCTGCCCTACCAACGCCTCGACGGCAAACTGGTGCTCCAGCAGGACACCGCCGCGCTCTCCCGCGCGGTCACCATCGCCGCCGGTCTGGGCGTCACCTCCGCGTACACCTGGCTCAAACTGCCCGTGCCGCCAAGTGCGGCCGTGCTGGACGCGACCACGCTTCCGATCCTGCTGCTCGGTGGCGTCCCCTCCGGAAACCCGGACACCGACCTCGAAAAATGGGGCCCGCCACTGCGGCATCCGGCGGTGCGTGGCCTGGTCGTCGGCCGCACCCTGCTCTACCCACCGGACAACGACGTGGCCACCGCGGTGGCCAAGGCCGCCCAGCTGCTCAAGGAGATCCCGGCGTGA
- the iolC gene encoding 5-dehydro-2-deoxygluconokinase: MTGLEILTVGRVGVDLYPEQSGVPLAQVRTFAKSLGGTATNVAVAAARLGRRTAVLTKVGPDGFGDYVRQALTGFGVSPDHVGTAADLLTPVVFCALDPPEDPPLLFYRLPTAPDLTLTAEDVPWEVVEQVPLLWVTGTGVCVEPARSTQRAMLERRGRRAHTVLDLDYRPMFWSDVDSARREIGWMLDHVTVAVGNRTEVEVAVGTADPDEAAARLLDRGLSLALVKKGAEGVLVATQEGSWTVPPCPVEVVCGLGAGDAFGGALAHGLLAGWEPVRIAEYANAAGALVASRLACADAMPTPAEINELLERV, from the coding sequence GTGACCGGGCTGGAGATCCTCACCGTCGGCCGGGTCGGCGTCGACCTGTACCCCGAGCAGTCCGGCGTGCCGCTCGCGCAGGTGCGGACCTTCGCCAAGTCCCTCGGTGGCACGGCGACCAACGTCGCGGTGGCGGCGGCCCGGCTGGGCCGCCGCACCGCGGTGCTCACCAAGGTCGGCCCGGACGGCTTCGGCGACTACGTCCGGCAGGCCCTCACCGGCTTCGGCGTGTCCCCGGATCACGTTGGCACCGCGGCGGATCTGCTCACCCCGGTGGTCTTCTGCGCGCTGGACCCGCCGGAGGACCCGCCGCTGCTGTTCTACCGGCTGCCCACCGCCCCCGATCTCACCCTCACCGCCGAGGACGTGCCGTGGGAGGTGGTCGAGCAGGTCCCGCTGCTGTGGGTCACCGGCACCGGCGTGTGCGTCGAACCCGCCCGGAGCACCCAGCGGGCCATGCTGGAACGCCGTGGCCGTCGCGCGCACACCGTGCTGGACCTGGATTACCGGCCGATGTTCTGGTCCGATGTGGACAGTGCGCGGCGGGAGATCGGCTGGATGCTGGACCACGTCACGGTCGCGGTCGGCAACCGCACCGAGGTCGAGGTGGCCGTTGGCACCGCCGACCCGGACGAGGCCGCCGCCCGGCTGCTCGACCGCGGCCTGTCCCTGGCCCTGGTCAAGAAGGGCGCCGAGGGCGTTCTCGTTGCCACCCAAGAGGGTTCCTGGACCGTGCCGCCGTGTCCGGTCGAGGTGGTCTGCGGCCTGGGCGCCGGCGATGCCTTCGGCGGCGCGCTGGCGCACGGCCTGCTCGCGGGCTGGGAACCGGTGCGCATCGCCGAGTACGCCAACGCCGCCGGTGCGCTGGTCGCCTCCCGGCTGGCCTGCGCGGACGCCATGCCCACCCCGGCCGAGATCAACGAGCTGCTGGAGCGAGTGTGA
- a CDS encoding ATP-binding cassette domain-containing protein, with amino-acid sequence MSTPLLEVRDVGKRFGSVIALQEVSTVVNAGEVTCVLGDNGAGKSTLIKILAGAHQHDEGEFLLDGVATKLASPREALDRGIATVFQDLSVVPLMSVWRNFFLGSEPTTGWGPLRRLDRRAARETTRKALADMGIDLRDVEQPVGTLSGGERQCVAIARAVHFGAKVLILDEPTAALGVKQAGVVLKYVAQARDRGLGVVLITHNPHHAYPVADRFLLLKRGRSLGCFDKPDITLAELTRQMAGGAELEALEHELRGAVS; translated from the coding sequence ATGAGCACACCACTGCTTGAGGTCCGCGACGTCGGCAAGCGCTTCGGCAGCGTGATCGCGCTGCAGGAGGTCTCCACCGTGGTCAACGCGGGCGAGGTCACCTGCGTGCTGGGCGACAACGGCGCCGGCAAGTCCACGCTGATCAAGATCCTGGCCGGCGCGCACCAGCACGACGAGGGCGAGTTCCTGCTCGACGGGGTCGCCACCAAACTCGCCTCACCGCGGGAGGCGCTGGACCGGGGCATCGCCACGGTGTTCCAGGACCTGTCCGTGGTGCCGCTGATGTCGGTGTGGCGCAACTTCTTCCTCGGCTCCGAGCCCACCACCGGCTGGGGCCCGCTACGCCGCCTGGACCGCCGCGCCGCCCGGGAGACCACCCGGAAAGCCCTGGCGGACATGGGCATCGACCTGCGTGACGTGGAACAGCCGGTGGGCACCCTCTCCGGCGGCGAGCGGCAGTGCGTGGCCATCGCCCGCGCGGTGCACTTCGGCGCCAAGGTGCTCATCCTGGACGAGCCGACCGCCGCGCTCGGCGTGAAGCAGGCCGGGGTGGTGCTCAAGTACGTGGCCCAGGCCAGGGATCGCGGCCTCGGGGTCGTGCTGATCACGCACAACCCGCACCACGCCTACCCGGTGGCCGACCGGTTCCTGCTGCTCAAGCGTGGCCGCAGCCTGGGCTGCTTCGACAAGCCGGACATCACCCTGGCCGAGCTGACCAGGCAGATGGCAGGCGGCGCCGAACTGGAGGCGCTGGAACACGAGTTGCGCGGGGCGGTGTCGTGA
- a CDS encoding ABC transporter permease, producing MATAVGSLDERVARKGLLDRLVARPELGSVLGALAVLFFFSVLTERFLTPLGVATWLDDSATLGIMAVAVALLMIGGEFDLSAGVLTASTALVTAILATKLGWNTWLAILASLVFALAVGALNGWLVMRTGLPSFIVTLGTFLALQGLNLGITRLVTGTVQVSGMRAADGYAGAGFLFASTIDIGGTTFQISIIWWLLAAAAASWLLLRTRFGNWIFAVGGAAPSARAVGVPVMRTKILLFMTTAFAAWLVGTINILRFTTVQANQGIGLEFQFIIAAVIGGCLLTGGYGSAIGAAIGALIFGMARQGIVFARWDSDWFQLFLGVMLLAAVLVNNTFRRRAERVRK from the coding sequence ATGGCGACTGCCGTTGGCAGCCTTGACGAACGAGTGGCCCGCAAGGGCCTGCTGGACCGGCTGGTGGCCCGGCCGGAGCTGGGTTCGGTGCTCGGCGCGCTGGCCGTGCTGTTCTTCTTCTCGGTGCTCACCGAACGGTTCCTGACCCCGCTCGGCGTGGCCACCTGGCTGGACGACTCGGCCACCCTAGGCATCATGGCGGTCGCGGTGGCGCTGCTGATGATCGGCGGCGAGTTCGACCTCTCCGCAGGCGTGCTGACCGCCTCCACCGCGCTGGTCACCGCGATCCTGGCCACCAAACTCGGCTGGAACACCTGGCTGGCCATCCTGGCCTCGCTGGTGTTCGCGCTGGCGGTCGGCGCGCTCAACGGCTGGCTGGTGATGCGCACCGGCCTGCCCAGCTTCATCGTCACCCTGGGCACCTTCCTGGCCCTGCAGGGGCTCAACCTGGGCATCACCCGGCTGGTCACCGGCACCGTGCAGGTCTCCGGCATGCGTGCCGCCGACGGCTACGCCGGCGCCGGATTCCTGTTCGCCTCCACCATCGACATCGGCGGCACCACCTTCCAGATCTCCATCATCTGGTGGCTGCTGGCCGCCGCGGCCGCCAGCTGGCTGTTGCTGCGCACCAGGTTCGGCAACTGGATCTTCGCCGTCGGCGGGGCCGCGCCGAGTGCCCGCGCGGTCGGCGTGCCGGTCATGCGCACCAAGATCCTGCTGTTCATGACCACCGCCTTCGCCGCCTGGCTGGTCGGCACCATCAACATCCTGCGCTTCACCACCGTGCAGGCCAACCAGGGCATCGGCCTGGAGTTCCAGTTCATCATCGCCGCGGTGATCGGCGGCTGCCTGCTCACCGGCGGCTACGGCTCGGCCATCGGCGCCGCGATCGGCGCGCTGATCTTCGGCATGGCCAGGCAGGGCATCGTCTTCGCCCGCTGGGACAGCGACTGGTTCCAGCTCTTCCTCGGCGTGATGCTGCTGGCCGCGGTGCTGGTCAACAACACCTTCCGGCGGCGCGCGGAAAGGGTCCGGAAATGA
- a CDS encoding sugar ABC transporter substrate-binding protein, with the protein MSKFSRGALTAAAASVLLLTACSGPAGSNSGGNTNSGQPAGGPLRIAVISHGTAGDSFWNVVKNGAEAAGKELAVTVEYNSDGDPAGQAKLIDNAVAQQVGGLVVSMANPDALRDSISKATKAGIPVITINSGEGRSTEFGAVTHVGQNEGIAGEDAGKRLKQAGKAKLLCVIHEAGNIGLNQRCDGAKRGFGSTSNLQVDISNPTDAQARIKGALQSDPGIDAVLTLNPQVAANTVNAIKESASKAQVATFDLNPDVVTAIKADQVLFAVDQQQYLQGYLPVVFLKLYRDNANTVGGGRPVLTGPGFVDKSNVDAVGKNAERGTR; encoded by the coding sequence ATGTCCAAGTTCTCTCGCGGCGCACTCACCGCCGCGGCCGCAAGTGTTCTGCTGCTGACCGCGTGCAGCGGTCCGGCCGGTTCCAACTCCGGCGGCAACACCAACTCCGGGCAGCCCGCCGGCGGCCCGCTGCGGATCGCGGTGATCTCCCACGGCACCGCGGGCGACTCCTTCTGGAACGTGGTCAAGAACGGCGCCGAGGCCGCGGGCAAGGAACTCGCGGTCACCGTGGAGTACAACTCCGACGGCGACCCGGCCGGTCAGGCCAAGCTGATCGACAACGCGGTGGCCCAGCAGGTCGGCGGTCTGGTGGTGTCCATGGCCAACCCGGACGCGCTGCGCGACTCGATCAGCAAGGCCACCAAGGCGGGCATCCCGGTGATCACCATCAACTCCGGCGAGGGCCGCAGCACCGAGTTCGGCGCGGTCACCCACGTCGGCCAGAACGAGGGCATCGCGGGCGAGGACGCGGGCAAGCGGCTCAAGCAGGCGGGCAAGGCCAAGCTGCTCTGCGTGATCCACGAGGCCGGCAACATCGGCCTCAACCAGCGCTGCGACGGCGCCAAGCGCGGCTTCGGCAGCACGTCCAACCTGCAGGTCGACATCAGCAACCCGACCGACGCGCAGGCCAGGATCAAGGGCGCGCTGCAGTCCGATCCGGGCATCGACGCGGTGCTCACGCTGAACCCGCAGGTCGCGGCCAACACGGTGAACGCGATCAAGGAGTCGGCCAGCAAGGCCCAGGTGGCCACCTTCGACCTCAACCCGGACGTGGTGACCGCGATCAAGGCCGACCAGGTGCTCTTCGCGGTGGACCAGCAGCAGTACCTGCAGGGCTACCTGCCGGTGGTCTTCCTGAAGCTGTACCGGGACAACGCGAACACCGTCGGCGGCGGCCGCCCGGTGCTCACCGGGCCCGGCTTCGTCGACAAGTCCAATGTGGACGCGGTCGGCAAGAACGCGGAACGGGGGACCCGCTGA
- a CDS encoding TIM barrel protein has product MIDADTVLGEMAALGLTATELGPPEYLPTDPAKLRELLGGHGLSMIGGFLAVVLHDDSVEQSTVAEAERTAALLAATGAEVLVLAAATGLDGYDERPALTDAEWATLIRVSGRIRDIAARHGLRTVLHPHVGTHIEREAEVARFLADSDLQLCLDTGHLLIGGTDPVELAREHAGRIGHMHLKDVRAEVAARVRDGELPYATAVGQGLYVPLGDGDVDIAGIVRFLRDAGYQGWYVLEQDTALAEGDADAAARPKMDTARSLDHLRPLFG; this is encoded by the coding sequence ATGATCGACGCGGACACCGTGCTCGGCGAGATGGCCGCACTGGGCCTGACCGCGACCGAACTCGGCCCGCCCGAGTACCTGCCCACCGACCCGGCCAAGCTGCGCGAACTGCTCGGCGGCCACGGGCTGAGCATGATCGGCGGCTTCCTCGCCGTGGTGCTGCACGACGATTCCGTCGAGCAGTCCACAGTGGCGGAGGCCGAGCGGACCGCCGCGCTGCTGGCCGCCACCGGCGCCGAGGTGCTGGTGCTGGCCGCGGCCACCGGCCTGGACGGCTACGACGAGCGCCCCGCGCTCACCGACGCCGAATGGGCCACCCTCATCCGGGTCTCCGGCCGGATCCGCGACATCGCCGCCCGGCACGGCCTGCGCACCGTGCTGCACCCGCACGTGGGCACGCACATCGAGCGCGAGGCCGAGGTGGCGCGGTTCCTGGCCGACTCCGACCTGCAACTGTGCCTGGACACCGGGCACCTGCTGATCGGCGGGACCGATCCGGTCGAACTGGCCCGCGAGCACGCGGGGCGGATCGGCCACATGCATCTCAAGGACGTCCGGGCCGAGGTGGCGGCACGGGTTCGCGACGGCGAACTCCCGTATGCCACCGCCGTCGGCCAGGGACTGTACGTGCCGCTCGGGGACGGTGACGTGGATATCGCAGGCATCGTGCGTTTCCTGCGCGATGCGGGCTACCAGGGCTGGTATGTCCTGGAGCAGGACACCGCGTTGGCCGAGGGCGACGCCGACGCGGCCGCGCGACCGAAGATGGACACCGCGCGGAGCCTTGATCATCTCCGCCCCCTGTTCGGCTGA